The Suncus etruscus isolate mSunEtr1 chromosome 15, mSunEtr1.pri.cur, whole genome shotgun sequence genome contains the following window.
AGGGAGAAAAAATGGGTGACTGTGGGCGACACATCCCTTAGGATATTTAAGTGGGTTCCTGTGACAGACAGCAAGGAGGTAAGTGGAAGAAAATCAAGACAACGAAAGGTACCGGTTTGccttttccccttctctccctttcttctaatTATAAAGGAACTCATTAATCCAGAATGAagatactaaaaattaaaatattgaaaatattaaactgTGGCCCTCTCCTgcccttgtattattttctttctatgtacATGTTCTCTGGTGTAAACATATTCTCTGGGTGATAAACATCTGTACTGTTTCCCTAgctttttggagccacacttggccaTGCTTGGGGGGCTACTTCTATCTCTGTGCTGGCAGTTGCTTCCAGTAGTTTTGAGGGGATCAGatgttccagagatcaaactgaggttaacCATATACAAGGGAAGcacctttctttgtttgtttatttttggatcacagctgGTGGCGctcgaattactcctggctctgtgctcagaaatcgctcctggcagtctctggggaccatatgggatgccgagaatcaaacccgggtccatcctgtgtcacatgcaagacaaacaccctaccgctgtgatatctctcagaCCCCAAGGGAATCACCTTAAATCCCTGTACATGTCTTTAGCTCCTGTAACATTTTGTtagttttgaggtttttttgggAGCcactcctgctgtgctcaggactttgaatcccagctctgtgttcagggatccctccCAAAAGggatgagggaccatatgtgtagCCTGAGAtttaatctgggtcagctgcgtgcctCTCTGGCCTGGTAGATTTTTAATcttgatttctatatttttggaCATACCTAAcaatgctcatggatcacttccAGTAGCACTAAGGACCTGGTACCTGGATTGGACCCCAGTCttcttgcaaagcatgtgctccagcctgttCAACTGCCTCCCTGACCCTCATAgttctgtgtgtgttttttggggagTGAAGgatattgggccatacccaacaatgtTTAGTGGCTCTTCCTAAATCTGTGTTcagtagtgacccctggtggtattTGGACCTTAGGCAGTGCTGAGGCCAATCAgcattggccacatacaaaacaagcacctcCCTGCGTACAttgtctccagcccctttatagttgttgcttttttatttttgttaggggccacacccacccaccAGTCCCACTAATGCTTAgcggttcctcctggatctgtgcttaagaatcactcctggcaaactggggaaccatatggtatgctcagaattgaacccaagttggccatatgcaaggcaagcaccctatccactgtataatCGTTTTGGTTTCCCCTTATAATTTTAAGGATTTCATatatgggggctagagagatagcacagtggtagggtgtttgccttgcaagcagttgcccAAGATGGATttatgttcaattcccagcgtcctatatggttccccaagccaggagctatttcttagtgcatagccctgagcgtcactgggtgtggcccacagactaaaaaaaaaaaaaaagaatttcgaggccagagagatagcatggaggtaaggcatttgcctttcatgcagaaggtcatcggttcaaatcctggcgtcccatatggtccccccgtgcctgccaggagcaatttctgcgcatggagccaggagtaacccctgagcactgccgggtgtgaccccccccaaaaaaaaaaaaaaaaccacaaaaaaaaaaaagaatttcatatatggtgcccagagctatagtatagtggggtgaagcctcatcccccccccccattcttgcaggtaaagtcaagttacctaggaagagtatagtatattttgcagaaatgttatgtttttaaaaagggatggtatgttaattttcactttattacgttgttacatgaaatattaacccacctttggctaaaggtggagtcaggattacaaaaggttcttttatatttcagagaagggggagatgaagcctTATCttccctttccaagacccctcccaggaaatgggcggggtcttgcaggtaaggtcaagttacctaggaagggggggggatgaggcttcagtggGGTAGcagcttgcacacagctgacccaggttacaGTGCAGGGAAGTGAATAAAGTGCAtaccagccagagagatagcatggaggtaaggtggttcgaatcccggcatcccatatgggcccctgtgcctgccaggggcgatttcttttttttgtttttttgggccacacctggcggtgctcaggggttattcctggctgtctgctcagaaatagctcctggcttgggggaccatatgggacaccaggggatcaaaccgcggtccttccttggctagcgcttgcaaggcagacaccttaccatatgggacaccgggattcgaaccaacaaccttaggtcctggatcggctgcttgcaaggcaaacaccgctgtgctatctctcaggagcgatttctgagcataaagccaggagttacccctgagggctgccgggtgtgacccaaaaaccaaaaaaaaaaaaaaaaaaaaaaaagctcataccTGGTGAAAACCACTCAGGGTAGGAAATAGAGCATTGCTGGGGACAGGGGTCTGCAACAGTGGGAGGGCCCGTGCTTGGCAGGGATGAGACTGTCCCGTGTGGAGCCCTGCTCTGGCCTTCAGCACCCCCAGTAAAAAAACGTTGCTAACTTCCCCAAAGATTCTGAAGCTGTCTGTCCCCTCTATGGCCATTTTTCTTCtacctttgctttgcttttcactTCTTGAACCATCTATAAGTGCTCTGAACTAGAAGCCTTGTCACAGTAGCTGGCTGATTCTTGTGCGTCCTGCTGTTTAGCGCTGCCTTGTTTGTGCCGATTTTCCATGTGAAATTCATCCATGATGCCTTTGGAGCTTTCTGTTCCTTCTCCTTCTGATGGAATTCCATCCTAGGACTGAAGATTAATTAATCCTCCTGACTCTCCTGTTATTTGGGATAATAGAAACAGGATGAGGATGTGGCTGCTTTAGtgtatgggttttttgttttgtagatacatctggtggtgctcagggattactactggctctgcactaagggattgcttctggtgggttcagggaaccttatgaggtgctgggaatcaaacccgattcagctccatgcaaggcaaacttgctaCTCGCTGTGCTGTCTGTCTCTCAGGCCCTATCCCTATGTTCACTTTCTTATGCCACCAATCTCTAGAACCCTCATCTTGACCCATTTTGACCCATTAAACAAGTCCCTTTTCCTCTGCTCTATTTTTTATCATGTTTCAACGTTGATTGCCAACCATTTATTCAACACTTGGAGATACAGGGCAACAGGAGGAGGTGTGGAAGGATGGGCACTAGGATTTAATGAGTTTTCCTTGAAATTGTTTCAGAACATAAGTGCATTCTCAGAATAGCTTGTGGCATACCTATCAGGTAAATAAATAGAATCCTATCTGAAAATTCTGgattgtttttagaccacacatggtggtgcggaagggttactcctggctctggaattactcaggaatcactcctggctatgcttagaggaacatataaggtgctggagatcaaacctgtgtttgtCATTTGCAAACCTCAGTTGGCtgtttcctacccactgtactatctctctggccctatattctGTTAATAACGACTTGAATTTGTTCCATAacctttaaaacaaattattttgggTGATCcatatccagcagttctcagaaattaattctggttCTACgcttagcaatcactcctggtgggctcaggagatcatttggcatgccaagtattgaaccacatgcaaagcgccctacctactgtcctatgtttttggcttttttgtttgtttgcttttgttttttttgggccacacccgtttgatgctcaggggttattcctggctaagtgctcagaaattgcccctggcttgggggaccatatgggacactgggggatcaaaccgcggtccttccttggctagcgcttgcaaggcagacaccttacctctagcgccacctctcgacccccccccccaaaaaaaactttaatggtgctggagagataaggATAGCAGGGAggttgcttgctttgtatgtggccagccTGAATTCcatcagcgtcccatatgattccttccAGGAGTGTagaactgagtgcagagccagaagtaaaccctaaacattctcaggtatggctcaaaagagcaaaaaataaacaagtaaataaagcTATGTGTCTGCCGAGTGAAAAGTAAGCTCATGGCTGTGGACAAGTATGCAGCTCTGACTAGTATCTCTAGAGAGCTTAGTGGCAAGATCGATGAACCTGCCTGATGTGCCGCTGAATTGGCCTGTTGCAGAAATAGGCGGGGTCCTAAAGGCCAAAACCAGAGCTTCTTCCTGCTTTTTGTTCCTTCGTGGGCTGTAACCAGATGCGGGTGTGTGGGTGAGCCTGGTTTCAGGAGCGGGAATTGACTCCGACCCTAGCCTTTCGGCTGTGGGGGGTGTTTTCCACGCTGCTTCGGGTGATGTGTGCCTTTTCTATTGCTCATTTGCTCATTTCCCCACTAGTCACCTCCTTCCTGCTTCTAGGAGCTTGATATCTTGACAAGCGGACATGCGGAGACCACTTAGCTTGTGGTTGACTGGCCAGGAATTGAGATCACTGGGCCCATGGTCCTGAATTCCCCATAGAGAGGCACCTCCCTTTGCCCTCTCAGAGGGCATCCTTTGTCCCTGTGTGCTGCAGAAAGACAGCTTTCTCCTGTGGGTGGACAGGGCTGTGTCTTCCTCAGAAATGGAGGTGCGCAGGTTGTCCTGGGTGTTTGAGTTCCTTTGGCAGAGCCAGATGTAGGGGTTCCGTGTTGCTGTCACAGAGACATGGGTGGGGGGGAAGTGGGGAAGCTTTCGTTGTCCGGACTCTAACATCTGCTGTTGGTCCTCAGTCCATCCTGATTCTCCAGGCCTCTGTGGGGTCGCAGCAGCGCCCCTCTCGTGCTCCCTCTGTCAGTCTCTTGCTTGGCTCTGTCATATTcctctgtttttccttttctagaaAGAAAAGTCCAAATCGAACAGTTCAGCAGCCCGGGAACCTAATGGCTTTCCCTCTGATGCCTCAGCCAATTCCTCTCTCCTTCTTGAATTCCAGGGTGAGTTGCATCCTTATGTCTGTCTTCCTTGCAGGGAAGGAGAAACTTAGTCCTGCCAGCCAGGCTAGTTCTGTGCGCCACTTCCTCACCAATAGGTTTTCTCTCACCTTGCTCAGTGCTTCAGAGTCTTTTCACTTAAACCTCATCAGTTACCCCACAAGGGAGAGAAATGTCTTTCTCCTGTCCACAGCAGGAGCAGCTCAACCAGTGATGTCCTGACTAGCAAGGCACCAGGAGGTGCTGTTTTCAGGGTCTGTAGCACTTTTCCTTAGATGGTACAGTCTCTCTGAAGGTCTTGGAACTGCTCCCCAAAACTGGCATCTGCTCCTCCCTTGGCCCCGATCCAGCTTCCCAAACCCATTTGGAGGGGCCGACCCGGGAAGCACTCAGTGGTCTGAGTTCCTTTTCCATCCCAGCCATCCGTACCCATTCTCTTCAGCTCGCCTATCACCGTTCCATGCCTGCAATAGGGACCTGGGGATGCCCTCACACCCTCAGAAGGAGACACACCCCAGACTGCCAGGTCCAATTCTTCACACAGCCAATGCTTCCTCAGGCTGAGGGGGGCCTGACGAAAGAGGCCAAAGgtttcttgctttctcttccgGACAAAGGGGATTGTAGAAAGGAGAAAGTTAGGCAGGTTCTCTTCAGCTGTGAGGTCCACAGCTTGGGGACACATGTGGGGCCCCTTCCTCTGCCTGGTCACTCTCATCCTTCTTATCCCAGGGACAATGAGTGAGCTGTTGTGGGAGATATAGGGCCAAGCCCCCTGGGCTGCTGTATAGCATGTGGGAGGAAACCAGAGTGCAGTTGCCCGCCGACAactgtgggccaaaaagaggGGTTGTCATTCCACTCATGGGGGCCGGCACCTTGACTGTCAGGTGCATGAGGACCCTGTGCTGTGCTGACTATAAGGGCTGAGGCAGATGGTGATGGGCGGAGATGGCACATGGACACATGTCTGGGTACAGAGCAGCCTCCATGCAGTTTGGATGGGGATGGGGGCTGAGCAAGGGCTGTGAAGTATGTCTGATCTCATGGGGTGCCATGGGGGAACTGGACGCCAGGCCAGATGAAGGACCTTATCCTGAAGGCTAGACCACCAAAGGCCATGTTCTCAGAGGAGGAGGGGGGAAAGCATCTGAACCATACCTTGAGAAGTGAGGTGGTGATTTGAAGCAAGGTGCAGAGCTGTCTGGGTGCTGGACAGAAGATGGGCCAGGGCACACCTACTGCACATATGACCCCCTCAGGTCACTGAGCATGCCAGACTGACTATGGCACAGTTTGACAGGCTAGCTCCAGAATTTAGGCTGTCCTGCCCTTAGACCAACCAGTAAGAAATACTCAGTCCCAGGGAgggtaacattggtggtgggaatgcccttcattcattgtcactatgtatggTAAATAgttctatgtaaatgaacttcagtcacaataaaaaaaaaaatagaaaagaaatactcAGTCCCTGCTGTGATGGGGGTTGGAAAGCAAGACTCCTGGATCAGCAAGCAGATCCTTCCAAAAGACAGACGATGACAGATATTGCACTCAGGGCTGAGCCTCTGTGCTGCAGTAGGTACGCACATGCCCATGCATCTGTGAAGATACCCCGAGTGTCTGTCCAATATTCAGGAGCACCAAGCAGTGATGCTGGTGTCTGGAGGTGGTGCGGCTGTCGGCCCGGATCCTGCCCCTTCAGCTGGTGCCCTTGTCTCGCCTTCCAGACGAGAACAGCAACCAGAGTTCGGTGTCTGATGCCTGTCAGATGCGGGTGGACAGCAGCACCaactccagccccagcccccagCACAGCGAGTCCTTGAGCCCCGCGCACACGTCCGACTTCCGAACCGACGACTCCCAGCCCCCGACTCTGGGCCAGGAGATCCTTGAGGGTGAGTCTCCCTCAGCTGGGACAACTTTGGACACacgtttctcttttttcttcctttcctctttttccttttctttttttctttttttgttcacacccagtgatgctcagggtttactccttgctccatactcaggaatcactcctgggtttgcattgcatgagaaagcatatgattgccagggattgaacctgagttgactgcatgcaaagcaaacaccctacctgcttcaTTATTGCTCCAGCGACTCTTCAGGGGGTAGGTGTAGGTGGGATtgggttattcctgacagtgctgaggGTCAGATATGTTCAGGGCCAGAGACTGAAATGGGttctgctacatgcaaagcaaacaacttctctccactgtcctgtctctccagccccaatttgtcTTCTCTGGAATAAGGTCAGAATGTGTACCTTCAGGCCAGGGGCCTTCCCACCTACCGTGAGCTGCTGGGTGGGCAGGGCCATGTTGGAGGGAAGAGCTCTCTTTCCTCCCATCATGGAAGAAAGGGGGAAACTAGTAGCCCAGGCCAGAGAGGAGATCACTTGAGTGGCAGGACCTATACCTGGCATGTGAGAGGCCCTGACACCATAGCTCCCAACCCTCCCTCCCATACCCCACCCCTAGCACTACTGGGACAATTATTATAGCCCTTCAAGCACTCCAGGCCAGattttgctaggagtgatccagcCCAAAGCACTACTGGATAAGGCTCCTATAGAAAGTagaagcagggcccggagagatagcacagcggcgtttgccttgcaagcagccgatccaggaccaaaggtggttggttcaaatcccggtgtcccacatggtcccccgtgccttccaggagctatttctgagcagacagccaggagtaacccctgagcaccgccaggtgtggcccaaaaacaaaaacaaaaacaaaaacaaaaaaaagaaagtagaagcaGAGGGTAGTGGGAGGACAGAGCACTAGTACAACAGGGAAGgcatcttgcatgtgactgactcagattcgatccctggccatcccataaggtctcctgagcctgccaggcaggagtgatccctaagtgcaaagcaagaggaacccctgagcaccaccaggtgtagccccaaaacaaagagggGATGGGAAACTGAGGCCATGTCTCAGGTTGGAGTGCATGCTGGAGCCATAGGCTAGATCCTGAAACCACAGGATCCCAAGGCACTCTGCTGgttgtgactcagaaacaaaaaagaacaagatagTTGAGTGCTAGGGTCTCTGTGTAGagcacttctttttgtttttatcgtTTGGGCCATGCCTagctgtattcagaaattactcctggcaggcttgaaggaccatatgggatgccaggaatcaaacccgtgtTGGtggagtgtaaggcaaatgcccgacctgctgtactatcactccagcccaaagaaAGCTATTCATATTTGATGCTTAGTCTAATGCTCTCAAAAACTCTGGACAACTGttaac
Protein-coding sequences here:
- the BCL7B gene encoding B-cell CLL/lymphoma 7 protein family member B, whose product is MSGRSVRAETRSRAKDDIKKVMAAIEKVRKWEKKWVTVGDTSLRIFKWVPVTDSKEKEKSKSNSSAAREPNGFPSDASANSSLLLEFQDENSNQSSVSDACQMRVDSSTNSSPSPQHSESLSPAHTSDFRTDDSQPPTLGQEILEEPSLPASEVADEPPTLTKEEPVPVETQVAEEEENSSAPPLKRFCAEQPTVPQIASASES